A region from the Variovorax sp. RKNM96 genome encodes:
- a CDS encoding TetR/AcrR family transcriptional regulator, which yields MAKKAPRRTAQRILEAALDLFNRFGEPNVSTTLIAGELNISPGNLYYHYPAKEELINKLYQGYEAELNELLHASEGVHDVEDAWFFMHTLFELIWRYRFLYRDLNDLLSKNRHLETQFQLVLKNKTRAIRQLISGLSRAGHLDIDAHEIDPLAQSMVVVLTYWLSYEYVRNPREALEPAHAQGALMRGGHHTLHLLAPYLGREQRRHLLTLSNAYNGEDATHNVAPTVDMAA from the coding sequence ATGGCAAAGAAGGCGCCACGCCGCACAGCGCAACGCATCCTCGAAGCCGCACTGGACCTGTTCAACCGCTTCGGGGAACCGAACGTCTCGACCACGCTGATCGCGGGCGAGCTCAACATCAGCCCCGGCAATCTCTACTACCACTACCCCGCCAAGGAAGAGCTGATCAACAAGCTCTACCAGGGCTACGAGGCCGAGCTCAACGAGCTGCTGCACGCGAGCGAAGGCGTGCACGACGTGGAAGACGCGTGGTTCTTCATGCACACGCTGTTCGAGCTGATCTGGCGCTACCGCTTTCTCTACCGCGACCTGAACGACCTGCTGAGCAAGAACCGCCACCTGGAGACGCAGTTCCAGCTGGTGCTCAAGAACAAGACCCGCGCGATCCGCCAGCTGATCTCCGGCCTCAGCCGCGCCGGCCACCTGGACATCGACGCGCACGAGATCGATCCGCTGGCCCAGAGCATGGTCGTGGTGCTCACCTACTGGCTGAGCTACGAATACGTGCGCAATCCGCGCGAGGCGCTCGAACCGGCGCATGCGCAGGGCGCGCTGATGCGCGGCGGCCACCACACCCTGCACCTGCTCGCGCCCTACCTCGGACGGGAACAACGACGGCATCTGCTGACACTCAGCAATGCCTACAACGGCGAAGATGCCACGCACAACGTGGCTCCCACTGTCGACATGGCGGCCTAG
- a CDS encoding phasin family protein, with protein sequence MATQDDDSNNGNSKSSDRIKDSAQQIWLAGLGAFAKMQQEGSKAFEALVKDGAGMQKKTQAAAEETLAQAQQRMAGFASEFGTKAAGQWGKLENIFEERVARALEKLGVPSAADMAALQARVEALEAQLKGNAKAAATTRKTTARKTAASTTAAKKTLRSPKAG encoded by the coding sequence ATGGCGACTCAAGACGACGACAGCAACAACGGCAACAGCAAATCCTCCGACCGCATCAAGGATTCCGCCCAGCAGATCTGGCTCGCCGGCCTCGGCGCCTTCGCCAAGATGCAGCAGGAGGGCAGCAAGGCCTTCGAGGCGCTGGTCAAGGACGGCGCCGGCATGCAGAAGAAGACCCAGGCCGCCGCCGAGGAAACCCTCGCCCAGGCCCAGCAGCGCATGGCCGGCTTCGCCAGCGAGTTCGGCACCAAGGCCGCGGGCCAGTGGGGCAAGCTGGAGAACATCTTCGAGGAGCGCGTGGCGCGCGCCCTCGAAAAACTCGGTGTCCCCTCGGCCGCCGACATGGCCGCGCTGCAGGCACGCGTCGAGGCCCTCGAAGCGCAATTGAAGGGCAATGCGAAGGCGGCGGCGACCACCCGCAAGACCACCGCGCGCAAGACCGCGGCATCCACAACCGCCGCGAAGAAGACACTGCGCAGCCCCAAGGCCGGCTGA